TAGAATTAATCGCAGCAAAACACTTTCCCTCAATCATTGAGTTTGAGATGGATGATGAACTCAGAGGTGTGTTGTCAATCTTAAACGGAGGAGACGAACAGTTTGACCTGTATTCTTCAGTAACAGATTTCAAGCAGAATTTGGGTGAGGAGGCTTTGATACATGAGGAATTAGTAGGAGGATGGGTTTTGTATGAGAAAATGTTAAGCCAATTCAAAAGAATCATATCTCTGTTCAGATCCATTGCATCTTCAAGCAATGGGTTGTTGGACCTCCCTTGTTTGATGCAATTTTGGAGAGTCGTGAAAGTGGAAGGGAGCCATCACTACCTCTCTTGTTCACACCTCCCTTTTTATGTTGGAAGTCTACACAAGGGATTATGTAGGCTGAGGAAGCTATGTATCGATCAGCAGTATGTCGCCGGAGGAGATGACGAGCAGCAGCTTGGAGGCGTGGGACGGGTTCATCGGAAGATGCTACCCGAATCCACACCGGATCTGAGACTATACTCCACCCATGAATTTCCGATGCGGGATGAAGCTGCTCGCTGCGGCTTCAGAGATTACATGGCACTGCCTCTATTTGATTCCCACACATATGAATACTACGGTGTGTTGGAGATCTTTCAAAGATATAATCTTATCCATAAGATGAATGATTTACTATCTATGCTGGATGGAGCACTGCAGGTACCTTTAATTATAAGATATTATCTTTTTACTTGCCAACTGAGTTGCGCTTTATCGTCTTTTATAACATGATAATTCATCAGTACGCAGGGTTGAGGTCCAATCACAAATCcattgctattacaaaagaaaagGTAAACATAGTCGTGTTCGATTAAAAATGAACTATTTCAGCCTGTGTAGTTTCTCATTTTCATAACCTCAGTATTAGCAGAGGCATCCTGGAAGTGAAATATCAGAGGTACTTGAATTGGCTATGGATACAATCCCGCGAATACATCTGGCACAAGTTTGGATCCCTTGTAAgaagcaatgtgttaacatcTCCACCAACTTATGCTGCATGGAGATGGTATCCTTCATGCATTCTCAAACTAAGATATTCAATTCGTGGTCTCATATTGATTATGATATGCATGACTATCTTGAAGCTTGTGAATTTCACAAGCTTCAAATAGATCTTCACAGTTTCCATTCAACTGTATGTGGTCTCACTATATCTGAAAATTCGATGGCCCACTATGTCCAACGGGCTAGGATGTCCCATTGTATTACAGTTTCTCATCGGAGCAACGACAATAACTTGTACTACGTCATTCAATTTTTTCTTCGACCAAAGTATACACGCGATGATCATTCTCTACACTTGCTGTTAAGGCTACTGAAGATCAATCTCAAGAGTGTGAGTGTAATGTTTGTATCAGGAAAATCACTTCTAGAGGAATATGTAAGGCTTGATGCAATTGAATGCGAGTCAATTGATAGTTTCTGTTTGATCAAGTCTTACAAGCAAAACCTTTTGGAGTTGGACATGACAACATACTTGAAGACGGTCGATTCATGTCGCCTAAAACCTTCCTCTGCGGGTACCGACAAAGGATTAGTTTTTTGCTTGCCAGCGGAACAAAGCGTATGCAAAGTGCATGTTGAAAGTTACTCGTTGTTGGTCAAGGAGAAGATGGAAGGTTTAATGGAGAAAATAGCAACAGAATCTTGGAAACACAATAATTGGATAGTCCAATTTTGGGCGCCCAAAATGGAGAATGATAGGTGTTGTCTGAAAACTTCAGATCAACCTTATGCTGTTGGCTGTCTTGCAAAGGGTGTAGCTTCCTTTAGGAAACAATGTATGGAAAATTACTATTTTGTTGACAACAAAGCCAAACAAGATGAACTCGGACCCCCTGGACGTGTCTTCACATTCAAACATCCTGAAATTAGCCCTGACCTCTTCTACTACACTACTGAAGAATTTCCGATAAGAAACTTTGTTGTGCTTTCTTTCAATCGTGGATACTTGGCTTTACCCGTATTTGAGGATGAAGGTATAGGAAATCACAAGATTGTGGGTGTGCTAGAGTTCATAGGATTTTATAATTCTGACCTTCCAATCATCGAAGAACTAATGGAGGTACCATCTCTTGCCATTTTTGACTTGTTATATACTAAAATTGTTGTGAAAACAATGTATCTGTCAACGCAGGCAACCAAACTATGCTCGACTCACATAGACTACCACTCGGGATTCTTAGCAAATAAACCTGTCAATGTATGCTTTAATATAATTTTAGCTTTGCAAATCTGTCTGTCACCAACATGCTTGTATGCATGTCTTTATTCaagttaatttgttttatttgaatCAGATTTTCAATGGCGTGGAAAAAGGTTTGAGAGAAATCCGTAATATCCTTTTCCTAAACCACCGCGTCATTCCCCAACTCTATATGGCAAACGTTTGGGTTCCTACGGGAGATTGTGGTAGTACTACTAATAGTAACAGGAATTGCATGGAGCTGACATTCTCTACTAATTATATGATGGAACCTATGGCTACATATTCAGTTCACGGGATTCATGTTCAAGCTAGAAAAGGGATGATTGGGATGGCATTGGCATCTGAAAACAAATCATGTTTTTGTCCAAATTTAAGTGAATTTAGCATAGTTGACCACCCCATGTCACACTATGACATGAGGGATCGACGTGAAGTTTGTTTTGCAATTTGTTTGCAAAGTTCAGATAGCGGTAACCTTGTTTATGTTATGGAGTTCTTTCTCTACCAAGGTCCTGCAACACATATGTATGTTGGGTCCTTCTTGAGCCTTCTATTGCCAATACTAAAGCATGGATTAAGATCATTTAAGATGGCATGTGGAAAGCAACTTGGAGAAGAACTGGTGGTTGAAGTTATTGAATTTTCTGATTCAAACAAACTTGATTCCTCTGAATTAGAGCCTGCGTGTGTGTATCCAGTCATATTTAAAAGTGTGCAGTATAATCAAAAGGGGTGCCATCACACTGAAGTACAACAACCGAATGAGTATCATCATATCGAAGAAGAACAACACGCAGAAGAATGCAATGAAGAACAACAACAAAATGTGTACCACCATGCCGAAGAAGAACAACTCGCCAAAGAATGCCCCGTTGATAACTCACATTTCAGTACAcgagaaagagagaagagaaaatcCTCCCTCAATCTTAGCGCTGAGGTTCTCGAATCACATTTTGGGAAGAAGCTAAAAGATGTTGTTAGCCAAATTTCAACTTTAACGATAATGAAATCTAATTCaagatttgaattaattcaaccataacaTTTATACTATAAAGTGGAGATAGatcaccaacctccatccatgctTTTTAATTTGATGTAGGGTTGGATCCACTATTTGATGTTTCCCCTTTAAGCTGTTATTGATGTTTCTCCTCTCCTTGACCTCAAGCCTTCTATTTGATTCCGTCAATGGATCAAGAATCAAGACCACCTTTGTATATATATCtatgtataaatatatgtgtgtatgtatAATGCCGACTGTGTCAGTAAGCATTTGTTGGTGTGTCTATTTCATGCACATACCATCTCTTTATATAGGCGAGAAGTGACTCTTCGTGAAGGGACCAACGGAGGTGTCTTTCCATTATTGATCTAATATGGAAATCGACACACCGATTTGGTAGAATCAGTTTTGAAACTGATTAGAAACTGATTCCTCACATTACACATATGCACGTCTATATACGTTCTTATACATGCAATACTTATGCATATATTACAGTTAATCCATAATTAACTGTCATAATTATAGTCAACTTAATGCATGCATGTACGACAATTcatttatacatacatatatttattctttttgtatataatataaatattatattataacaTTATAATTAGAGGTAGGAGaagagggttatcaatacacccgattctaattctttaatcgaaaccgatCCATTACGGTGTCGTCTTTAATATTAGAATCCcttttttagcttttaatattatgaacttGAACTTTAATTTTATATCAATAGATACATAGGTCACATAAATATTCTTACATTCTCTCACTTGACCTTTGTATTGTCTTGATGATTTAATAACCATAATGCGCACTTTACATCAAGTTCAAAATATACTTTAAATACCATGATAAAATAAGAATTGATCGAATCATGGCGGTCACACATCATTAAGCGACGTGATCCCTTCCATGCATCACACACCAATTCCAACTTCACATTGTCCTTTCATTGAGATGAACATTTATTCTCAATTTATCATATGTTATCCACAACCATAATTATATACAAACTATAAtgataaaatattcaataaacAGAAACATAACTTTTATTGAATTCAAATGTCTTACACTTTACAGGCATAATACAACTAAAATAGCAAGGCTTTATCTATGATACCCATACGCTCTACATGGCCAATAAACATTTTGGGTGGTAGTCCTTtagttaacggatccgctaccATCATATCCGTCCTAATATGCTCAAAGAACACTCTTTGTTTCTGTACTTCTTCTTTAACAGATAAGTATTTTAACTCCATATGCTTAGCCCCTTTCGAGTACTTATCATTCTTTGAAAAGAAGCAACCGTGgaattatcacaataaattttCAGCGGCCTAGCTATAGAGTCGACAATTCTAAGCCTCGAAATAAAGTTCCGCAACCACAATCCGTGAACAGTGGCCTCAAAGCATGCCACAAATTCGGCCTCCATAGTAGAAGTAGCAATGACAGACTGCTTTCCACTTTTCCATGATACTGCTCCATTGGCTAAAAGGAACAAATAGCCAAACGTTGATTTCCTACTATCAATGCACCTGGCATAGTCTGAATCTGAATATCCAATGACCTCTAGATGATCGGATCTTCTATACGTAAGCATGTGCTCTTTGGTGCCTTGCAAGTACCTGAGGACTTTCTTTGCAGCCTTCCAGTGATCCATTCCGGGATTACTTTGATATCGACCCAACATACCAACCGCAAAGGTGATATCCGGCCGCGTACATGTTTGAACATAGTTCAAACTCCCAACCACTGATGCATATGgaattctttccatttccttacgCTCCAATTCATTTTTAGGACATTGCATTTTACTAAACTTGTCTCCCTTCTGAATTGGAGCAATCCCTACAGAGCACTCTTCCATTCTATATCTCTGTAAGAACTTATTTATATATCCTTTCTGAGATAAACTTAATAATCCTTGTGACCTATCTCGAAATATTTCTATTCCGATCACATAAGATGCATCTCCCGTATCTTTCATTTCAAAGTTCTTAGAGAGATATTTCTTTACATCATGTAACATACCCATGTCATTTGCAGCAaccaagatgtcatcaacatataagactaaaattataaacttgcTCCCACTGATTTTAACATAGATACATCGATCAACAATGATTTCTACAAAACCATATGATACAATGATATCATTAAACTTTATATACCATTGTCTAGCAGCTTGTTTTAGTCCATATATTGACTTCCTCAGCTTACATACTAACTGTTCTTGTCCTGTTGCCAAGAATCCTTCTGGTTGGTTCATATAAACTTCCTCTTCAAGTTCTCCATTTAGAAAAGtggttttcacatccatttggtgtaGCTCGAGATCATAATGAGCCACCAAAGCCAAAacaattcttaaagaatccttctTTGAAACCGGAGAGAAGGTTTCTTTATAGTCAATGCCATCCTTTTGGGTGAAACCTTTAGCAACAAGGCGAGCCTTGTATCTTTCGATGTTACCTTTTGAATCacgttttgttttaaaaatcCATTTAGAACCAATGGTTTAAAACCTTTAGGCAATTCTACTAAGTCCCAAACTTTATTATCACCCATAGATTTCATTTCATCTTTTGCGGCAATCAACCACTTTTCAGAATTTTCACTTTCCATGGCTTGTCGGAATGAGATTGGGTCTTCATCAAGGCTTAAGTCACATTCACTTTCAACGGCATAAACCACATAGTCATTTGAAATAGCAGATCTTCTTTCCCTTACTGATCGCCTCAAAGTTTGTGGTTCACTATTCTCTTCTTGAATTGTGATAGATTCATCTACTTCATTTTCGGTTAGTGAGttttgcatattatcatgtTGTTCTATTGTGTTATTTGTCTGTGAGACAATAGGATCAACAACATTTTGTGCAATAACATGTGGATGAACCTTATCGTGGATTTCTTGAATATCCACCTTTCTAGGTTCACTACTCCCACAAATTTCCCCGTTTTCAATGAACCTAGCATTTCCCGTCTCAAATATTCTCGTACTATGGTTAGGACAATAGAAGGTATACCCTTTTGATTTATCCGGATAGCCAATGAAAAATCCACTGACGGTCCTTGAATCAAGTTTCTTTTCATGTGGATTATACAACATTACTTCTGCTGGGCAACCCCAAATACGAATATGCCTTAAGCTAGGTTTCCTTCCCGTCCACAGTTCAAAAGGTGTCTTAGGAACTGCCTTACTGGGAACCCGATTAAGCATATATGTCGCAGTCTTTAAAGCATAAATCCACAATGAAAGGGGTAAAGTATAACCACTTAACATGCTTCTAACCATTTCCATTAATGTACGATTCCGCCTTTCCACTACACCATTCTGTTGCGGAGTACCGGGCATTGTGTACTGTGCACAAATGCCTCTACTTTCGAGTAACTTTGCAAATGGGTTCCGGACATTGTCCAGTCTCATTATACTTTCCATAgaactcaccacctctatccgATCTCACCACTTTAACCTTCCTATCTAACTGCCTCTCCACCTCGTCAATGAATATCTTTAACACATTCACTGACTCAGATTTTTCTTGCAGTAGATATATATCCATAACATGAGTAATCGTCAATAAATGTGATAAAGTATTTCCGACCATCCCACGAAGGAGCATCAAAAGGACCACATATATCAGTATGTATTAACTCAAGAAGCTGAGTGCTTTTCGTGGCTGATTTCTTTATAATGTGTTTAGTTTGCTTTCCTTTAATGCAATCTATACACATATTTAGGTCACTAAAGTCCAATTGAAGAAGAATTTCATTCTTTACCAACCTCATAATCCTTTATTTGGAAATATGTCCTAATCTTTGATGCCACAAGAAAGCTGAACTTTCACTTGACGCATTACGCTTAATGCCTCGACTTTCAACATTAAATAAGGATTCAAACTTTTCATCAAGATTAAATCTATAAAGTGAATCAAACAAAGTACCACTACCATAAAAGTAATCGTTTCGGTACAAAGAGAATACACCATTTACAATCTTAACTTTAAAACCTAAATCATCCAATCTACTTACAGAAACAAGATTTCTAGCACATTCAGGTACATAAAGACAATCTTTAAGATCTATATGACATCCTGTGTCCAAGATCAATCTGTAGGTCCCAATGCCTTCAATCAGTGCTTTCATCCTATTTCCCATGAACAAATATTGTTCAACCCCTTTTATAGGTTGGATCGAACCGAATCCCTTTTTAATATGAGACACGTGAGTAGTAGCACCAGAATCTAACCACCAAGTATTATTAGACACTTCAATAAGATTTAACTCAAAGGAAACAAGACTATTATGTTTACCTTTCTTATCAAACCAGGCCTTCCTTTTAGGACAATCTTTCTTGAAGTGTCCCGTTTCCTTGCAAAAGAAACACTTCCTTTCCTTTTGAATTTTCTTCTCCGGTCCTTTCAGAAAAGATTTATCCTTCTTTTTATCATTCCTACTTGATTTTCCTTTACTGGTGCTGGCTTCTCCATGACCTATGAGATTCGCAACTTGTCCATTCATCTTCTTTAATCTTCCTTCCTCTTGAACCAACATAGCCTTTAATTCTTTAAAGTCCCATTTCTCGTTAATGGTGTTATAATTCACCTGGAACTGGCTAAATTCAATATGTAGGGAGTTCATGATAAACTGGACCACAAATTGCTCATGAACCTCCATTCCCAAGGTCGTTAGCTTTGCCGCCAAGTTAGACATGTTTGTCACATGATCGTGAATTGGCCGAGACCAGTCAAACTTCTTTGTAGTAAGTTCACTCATCAAACTTCCAACAATTGACTTATCAGCCAATTCAGATTGTGAACACTCTTTAGTTTTCTCAATGAATTCCCTTGCACTTTCTGTCTTGGGCATTGATGGCTTAAAATTTTCTGTCATCGTCATCCTCATAAGATTCAGGCTCAACCGGTTAGATCGCTCCCAAGTCTCATATTGAGACTTTTCAGTTTCGGAGCTCTCATCCGTTATAGCTGAGGGTTCATCTTCTGTTAATATGGCATGGTCCAACGTCATTACACCCAGTGAAAACCGGATCTGTTCTGACCATTCACCATAATTTTGCACATTGAACTTAATGACAGAGTTTGCCGATGCATACAAATTCGCTGAGGCTGCAACATTTATACATGCTTATCTATTAGTGCTTGAGACTTTAATACAGATTCATAAACAGTAATACCTTAAATAACAACGATGCTAAAAAATTtactttaataattaatcaaatcatACATATATCAAATAAGCATGTTGCCTGTGGGTATACATACTACATAAGACACATAGTAGACATGATTAATCCTTTTCgtattattaaatatatacaatgatccacctttgggtgatctccaagtatatagataataatataattgatcAATCAAACTTTAATGTCATTTATAGCATCTCTTTAATCATGATCAATTAATTAACATTCATCATGCTCAATAATTAAACGCAATATACCAAGACCACTTTGGTGATTAACAAgtcatatattatttaaatattgaaatCTTTAAGAGTAGAAAAACCTTATATTGTTTTATCATTTCATAAAACAATTACCCATCACATAGCGGAAGCAAATTTAACCGAAATCAAAATTTAAGAtcattcaaattttgattttgaaaacacataaatggtgaattaaccaaatctagattggctctgataccaattgttagCCAAATTTCAACTTTAATGATTTCGATAATGAAATCTAATtctagatttgaattaattcaaccataacaTTTATACTATAAAGTGGAGATAGatcaccaacctccatccatgctTATTAATTTGATGTAGGGTTGGATCCACTATTTGATGTTTCCCCTTTAAGCTGCTATTGATGTTTCTCCTCTCCTTGACCTCAAGCATTCTATTTGATTCCTTCAATGGATCAAGAATCAAGACCACCTTTGTATATATATCtatgtataaatatatgtgtgtgtgtataatGCCGACTGTGTCAGTAAGCATTTGTTGGTGTGTCTATTTCATGCACAGACCATCTCTTTATATAGGCGAGAAGTGACTCTTCGTGAAGGGACCAACGGAGGTGTCTTTCCATTACTGATCTAATATGGAAATCGACACACCGATTCGGTAGAATCAGTTTTGAAACTGATTAGAAACTGATTCCTCACATTACACATACATATGCACGTCTATATACATTCATATACATGCAATACTTATGCATATATTACAGTTAATCCATAATTAACTGTCATAATTATAGTCAACTTAATGCATGCATGTACGACAACACACATATATAATCAATTcatttatacatacatatatttattctttttgtatataatatagATATTATATTATAACATTATAATTAGAGGTAGGAGAACAtggttatcaatacacccgattctaattctttaatcgaaaccgatCCATTACGGTGTCGTCTTTAATATTAGAATCCCTTTTTTTGATTTTAATACTATGAACTTGAACTTTAATTTTAAATCAATAGATACATAGgtcacataaatatttttacaGAGGTTGCAAAAGAGCTCGGTGGTGAGTATATATAATCTATGGTTCAATCTTCTCTGAAACTAAATGTATATTATCTACTGACATGAATGAGAATTAACTTGATCTTACAGTTGGAAGGTCAACAATAAAGCGTGCGTGCAGGGAACATGGCATTCGGAGGTGGCCAAATAGGATAGAACACAAGACAAATCGTTCCctttttgaagaagaaagtgCTGCAGATTCAGAGCAAGACATGTTGCCATCAACCGACAATCTTCATACATTAGATAATATGACACAAATAAACACAGGAAGCGCAGACAAGGTGATTATAAAGGTGAAGTATAAAGaagatataataaaatttgagttgTCTCTATCATTATTAGGATTGGCAAAGCTTAGTGAAGAAGTGGCGATGAGTCTAAATCTGGAGATAGGTAGTTTCAAGTTGAAATACATGGATGAAGTTGGAGATGAGATTGtaagtaatttaatttaatttaatatgttAATTTCACATTTTGCATACAAATGTTAAACGTAATGAGAAGAAtgttaaaaatgttaaaatataaacattattttgtttataaCAAGAATAAAAACCGTACAcattataatttcatttaaatatttataatggcACATTATAATCTCAAACCAAAAGTTTTAATTCCCAAAATgcccccaaaactcaacttttatatatgtatagataagaattagattatttaattaagatattagtgttaattaagtatttttcttattacacctaaaataatattaatttaattacactaattacCCAATCTTTAATTTATGATCTAAAAAGAAAAGCATGAATATTATATGAAGGAGGGAAAACTACTCCCTACATCCCACTTTATGTGTCTCATTTGAatttgacacgaattttaagaaatataaaagaaaaattattaaaaaagaaaagtagaatatgtgtctcacttttatatatgaatgaagttagtggaatgtgacgCCTAGTatcatttatgaaatattctaATTGAGACATTTAAAGTAGGATAAACTAAATTGAAAAATCGAGACTATTAAAGTAGGATGGGAGGGAATATTTAATAGGGCGCGTGATGAGTTAATGCATACGTAGCATATAATGAGACCCctggtaaaaaaaataatttgtaaaTAAAAGTATTGTTAACAACAAATAATACGATCGTTATTTTATTGGTTCATACTATTTTATAGCTAAACTGATGTTGCAAAGACACCACCGAAGTCAAAGTCACCTTCCTTGGTAGAATTAATCCCAGCAAAACACTTTCCCTCAATCATGGAGTTTGAGATGGATGATGAACTCATAGATGTGTTTCCAATCTTAAGAGGAGGAGACGGATGGTCTCACCGGTATTCTTCAATAACAAATTTCAAGCAGAATTTGGGTGAGGAGGCTTTGATACATGAGGAAAAAGAAAGAGGATGGGTTTTGTATGAGATGGatgatggaacccatggatttctatcaagaATCATATCTCTGTTCAGATTCATTGCATCGCCAAGCAATAGGATGGTGCTCTCCAATTATATGATGCAATTTTGGAGAGTCGTGAAAGAGGAAGGGAACCATCACTACCTCTCTTGTTCACACCTCCCTTTTTATGTTGGAAGTCTACACACGAGATTATGTAGGCTGAGGAACCTATGTATCGATCAGCAGTATGTTGCCGGAGGAGATGACAAGCAGCAGCTTGGAGTCGTGGGACGGGTGCATCGGAACCGGTTACCCGAATCCACACCGGATCTGAGACTATACTCCACCCATGAATTTCCGATGCGGGATGAAGCTGCTAGCTGCGGTGTCAGAGATTACATGGCACTGCCTCTATTTGATTCCCACACACATAAATACTACGGTGTGTTGGAGATCTTTCAAAGATATAATAAGATGAATGATTTACTATCTCTGCTGGATGGAGCACTGCAGGTACCTTTAATTATAAGATATTATCTTTTTACTTGCCAACTGAGTTGCGCTTTATCGTCATTTATAACATGTTTATTCATCAGGTCGCAGGGTTGAGATCCAATCACAAATCcattgctattacaaaagaaatgGTAAACATAGTAGTGTTCGATTAAAAATGAACTATTTCAATGAATGTAGTTCCTCATTTCGTAACCTTAATATATGCAGACGCAGCCTGGAAGTGAAATATCAAAGGTACTTGAATTGGCTATGGAGACAATCCCGCGAATACATCTGGCACAAGTTTGGATCCCTTGTAACAAGCAATGTGGCGACGTCTCCACCAACTTATGCTGCATGGAGATGGTATCCTTCATAGATTCTCAAACTAAGATATTCAATTCGTGGATTgatattgatgatgatatgcaTGAGTATCTTGAAGCTTGTGAATTTCACAAGCTTCAAATAGATCTTCACAGTCGCCATTCAACTGTACGTGGTCTCACTATATCTGAAAATTCGATGGCTCACTATGTCCAACGGGCTAGGATGTCCCATTGTATTGCAGTTTCTCATCAGAGCAATGACAATAATTTGGACTACGTCATTCAATTTTTTCTTCGACCAAAGTGTACACGCGACGATCATTCTCTAAACTTGCTGTCAAGGATACTGAAGATCAATCTCAAGAGTGTGAGTGTAGTGTTTGTATCTGGAAAATCACTTCTAGAGGAATATGTAAGGCCTGATGCAATTGAATGCGAGTCAATTGATAGTTTCTGTTTGATCAAGTCTTACAAGCAAAACCTTTTGGAGTTGGACATGACAACATACTTGAAG
This sequence is a window from Salvia splendens isolate huo1 chromosome 14, SspV2, whole genome shotgun sequence. Protein-coding genes within it:
- the LOC121765656 gene encoding uncharacterized protein LOC121765656, with the protein product MDDELRGVLSILNGGDEQFDLYSSVTDFKQNLGEEALIHEELVGGWVLYEKMLSQFKRIISLFRSIASSSNGLLDLPCLMQFWRVVKVEGSHHYLSCSHLPFYVGSLHKGLCRLRKLCIDQQYVAGGDDEQQLGGVGRVHRKMLPESTPDLRLYSTHEFPMRDEAARCGFRDYMALPLFDSHTYEYYGVLEIFQRYNLIHKMNDLLSMLDGALQYAGLRSNHKSIAITKEKRHPGSEISEVLELAMDTIPRIHLAQVWIPCKKQCVNISTNLCCMEMVSFMHSQTKIFNSWSHIDYDMHDYLEACEFHKLQIDLHSFHSTVCGLTISENSMAHYVQRARMSHCITVSHRSNDNNLYYVIQFFLRPKYTRDDHSLHLLLRLLKINLKSVSVMFVSGKSLLEEYVRLDAIECESIDSFCLIKSYKQNLLELDMTTYLKTVDSCRLKPSSAGTDKGLVFCLPAEQSVCKVHVESYSLLVKEKMEGLMEKIATESWKHNNWIVQFWAPKMENDRCCLKTSDQPYAVGCLAKGVASFRKQCMENYYFVDNKAKQDELGPPGRVFTFKHPEISPDLFYYTTEEFPIRNFVVLSFNRGYLALPVFEDEGIGNHKIVGVLEFIGFYNSDLPIIEELMEATKLCSTHIDYHSGFLANKPVNIFNGVEKGLREIRNILFLNHRVIPQLYMANVWVPTGDCGSTTNSNRNCMELTFSTNYMMEPMATYSVHGIHVQARKGMIGMALASENKSCFCPNLSEFSIVDHPMSHYDMRDRREVCFAICLQSSDSGNLVYVMEFFLYQGPATHMYVGSFLSLLLPILKHGLRSFKMACGKQLGEELVVEVIEFSDSNKLDSSELEPACVYPVIFKSVQYNQKGCHHTEVQQPNEYHHIEEEQHAEECNEEQQQNVYHHAEEEQLAKECPVDNSHFSTREREKRKSSLNLSAEVLESHFGKKLKDVAKELGVGRSTIKRACREHGIRRWPNRIEHKTNRSLFEEESAADSEQDMLPSTDNLHTLDNMTQINTGSADKVIIKVKYKEDIIKFELSLSLLGLAKLSEEVAMSLNLEIGSFKLKYMDEVGDEIVSNLI